The Halobacterium sp. CBA1132 genome has a segment encoding these proteins:
- a CDS encoding ring-cleaving dioxygenase, protein MPPTTPGLHHVTAIAGDPQANADFYVETLGLRFVKRTVNHDDTGTYHFYFGDYEGTPGTNITFFPWTESGRDGQFGAGQTRDTAYLIPPESVDYWVQRLHERGVDVEEDERFGDTVLRFADPDGVGLELIASEHARDSDAVPWPDGPVPAEHQLRGFHSVTLAVREFGPTEEILTDVLGYERVAEDGDRRRYRTPEGGAHALLDLVETEAARGTMGVGTVHHVAFTARSVDELEAYEEAYAERGLAANGPIDRKYFQSLYCREPGGVLFEIATDGPGFDADEPVEELGSSLVLPDWLEADREAIEAALPDFVPPAAGDGGE, encoded by the coding sequence ATGCCACCGACGACGCCGGGACTCCACCACGTCACGGCCATCGCGGGCGACCCGCAGGCGAACGCCGACTTCTACGTCGAGACGCTCGGCCTGCGGTTCGTCAAGCGCACCGTCAACCACGACGACACCGGAACGTACCACTTCTACTTCGGGGACTACGAGGGGACGCCCGGGACGAACATCACGTTCTTCCCGTGGACGGAAAGCGGCCGCGACGGCCAGTTCGGCGCGGGGCAGACTCGCGACACCGCCTACCTGATTCCGCCCGAGTCCGTCGACTACTGGGTCCAGCGCCTCCACGAGCGCGGCGTCGACGTCGAGGAGGACGAGCGCTTCGGCGACACCGTCCTCCGGTTCGCGGACCCGGACGGCGTCGGCCTCGAACTAATCGCGAGTGAGCACGCCCGCGATTCCGACGCGGTGCCGTGGCCCGACGGCCCGGTGCCCGCCGAACACCAACTCCGGGGGTTCCACAGCGTCACGCTCGCGGTCCGCGAGTTCGGGCCGACCGAGGAGATTCTGACGGACGTACTCGGCTACGAACGCGTCGCCGAAGACGGCGACCGGCGGCGCTACCGGACGCCCGAAGGCGGCGCGCACGCCCTGCTGGACCTCGTGGAGACGGAGGCCGCCCGCGGCACGATGGGCGTCGGGACCGTCCACCACGTCGCGTTCACGGCTCGGAGCGTCGACGAACTGGAGGCGTACGAGGAGGCCTACGCCGAGCGCGGCCTCGCGGCGAACGGCCCCATCGACCGCAAGTACTTCCAGTCGCTGTACTGCCGGGAGCCCGGCGGCGTCCTCTTCGAAATCGCCACCGACGGCCCGGGCTTCGACGCCGACGAGCCGGTCGAGGAACTCGGGTCGTCGCTCGTCCTGCCGGACTGGCTGGAGGCCGACCGCGAGGCAATCGAGGCGGCG
- a CDS encoding 3-keto-5-aminohexanoate cleavage protein — protein MSYEAFLADEPVIVTAALTGGVHGKEANPNVPETPEEIGKAAAAAEAAGASVVHVHARKPNGERSFATEDFQAIDDEIRARADDVIIQHSTGGTGAPDDLRHEPLRTDPAPEMASLDMGPLNRYDHLTSENTRGLVDSLYDEMDDRGIKPELEVFNDGHLNEVHGLLDRHDLADPVYATLIFGPGTLTRPRPRNFLNLVSNLPDGATFNTLGFGPHQLPFAAMGVLFGGHVRVGLEDNVYYEKGELAESNAQLVERVVGVAETLGRPVASPAEAREVLGLRDGDA, from the coding sequence GTGAGCTACGAGGCGTTCCTCGCGGACGAGCCGGTCATCGTGACCGCGGCGCTCACGGGCGGCGTCCACGGGAAGGAAGCGAACCCGAACGTCCCCGAGACGCCCGAGGAGATCGGGAAGGCCGCTGCGGCGGCTGAGGCGGCGGGCGCGTCGGTGGTCCACGTCCACGCGCGGAAGCCGAACGGCGAGCGGTCGTTCGCCACCGAGGACTTCCAAGCAATCGACGACGAAATCCGGGCGCGGGCGGACGACGTGATAATCCAGCACTCGACGGGCGGCACGGGCGCGCCCGACGACCTGCGCCACGAACCCCTTCGCACGGACCCCGCGCCGGAGATGGCGAGCCTCGACATGGGGCCGCTGAACCGCTACGACCACCTCACCAGCGAGAACACGCGCGGGCTCGTGGACTCGCTGTACGACGAGATGGACGACCGAGGAATCAAGCCCGAACTGGAGGTGTTCAACGACGGCCACCTCAACGAAGTCCACGGCCTCCTCGACCGCCACGACCTCGCCGACCCCGTGTACGCCACGCTCATCTTCGGGCCGGGAACGCTCACGCGGCCCCGTCCCCGGAACTTCCTCAATTTGGTGTCGAACCTCCCGGATGGCGCGACGTTCAACACGCTCGGGTTCGGCCCCCACCAACTCCCGTTCGCCGCGATGGGCGTGCTGTTCGGCGGGCACGTCCGCGTCGGCCTCGAAGACAACGTCTACTACGAGAAGGGAGAACTCGCGGAGAGCAACGCCCAACTCGTCGAGCGCGTCGTCGGCGTCGCGGAGACGCTCGGGCGCCCGGTCGCGTCGCCGGCCGAAGCCCGCGAGGTCCTCGGCCTCCGGGACGGTGACGCCTAA
- a CDS encoding cupin domain-containing protein, whose protein sequence is MTTSETAIHVIRRAADVEYETVDAAEGMRKGVLLDDTDGVPASDTSGGSSDEQSESDGAPHFAMRRFVLDAGASVPEHTNEVEHEQYVLAGEYTVGIDGEEYTVSAGDSLLIPAGAVHWYDNPGNEEGAFVCVVPNGDDTIELVE, encoded by the coding sequence ATGACGACTTCCGAGACCGCGATCCACGTGATTCGCCGCGCTGCCGACGTCGAGTACGAGACCGTGGACGCCGCCGAGGGCATGCGGAAGGGCGTGCTGCTGGACGACACCGATGGCGTCCCCGCGAGCGACACGAGCGGGGGCTCGTCAGACGAGCAAAGCGAGTCTGACGGCGCGCCACACTTCGCGATGCGGCGGTTCGTCCTCGACGCGGGCGCGAGCGTCCCCGAGCACACGAACGAGGTCGAACACGAGCAGTACGTCCTCGCAGGCGAGTACACGGTCGGCATCGACGGCGAGGAGTACACAGTGAGCGCCGGCGACAGCCTCCTCATCCCCGCGGGCGCGGTCCACTGGTACGACAACCCCGGCAACGAGGAAGGCGCGTTCGTCTGCGTCGTCCCGAACGGCGACGACACTATCGAACTCGTCGAGTGA
- a CDS encoding DEAD/DEAH box helicase: MSEQVQRVDTLFLHETGDDYLAVAQRSGDRLFRAKLELTERDAGPRPGRFRVKTGSGEEPRNPDQFVDIARRADRIRISEQTSRAGREELQEMLGAYQQDAKVVRTCRYCAGKGRYSPITSETAIEADGEFICQDCAIRELERELSFNGSMTGAAQERLEELLLEEQDLGRITGLLGGNLDPDLTKFDEVSATTDEVDPMPVSDLDLHPGVKELFESRFDNLLPVQSLSVENGLLDGEDQLVVSATATGKTLVGEMAGLHRLLSGNGKMLFLVPLVALANQKHEDFEDEYGDLANVTIRVGSSRIRDDGHAFDPSADIIVGTYEGIDHALRTGKDLGDIGTVVIDEVHTLKEDERGHRLDGLISRLKYYCEQREQQYRDYGGAQWIYLSATVGNPGELARGMRANLVEFEERPIPIERHVTFAEGNEKPDIENKLVRREFDQESSKGYKGQTIIFTNSRRRCHEISRKLDYPSAAYHAGLDYGERKSVERRFGNQDLSAVVTTAALAAGVDFPASQVIFDTLAMGIEWLSVQEFEQMLGRAGRPDYHDRGKVYMLVEPDASYHSSMEGTEEEIAFKLLKGEMEDVVTHYDETAAVEETLANVTVGGKAAKRLNDRMLGEVPTKHALGKLIEYEFIDGFSPTPLGRAVTTHFLEPGAAFTILDGVRKQRHPYEIVADIELRDEQQ; this comes from the coding sequence GTGTCTGAGCAGGTCCAGCGCGTGGATACGTTGTTCCTCCACGAGACCGGAGACGACTACTTGGCGGTCGCTCAGCGGAGCGGCGACCGGTTGTTCCGCGCGAAACTGGAGTTGACGGAGCGGGACGCGGGGCCGCGTCCCGGACGATTTCGCGTGAAGACGGGGAGCGGCGAGGAGCCGCGCAACCCCGACCAGTTCGTGGACATCGCGCGGCGCGCGGACCGCATCCGCATCAGCGAGCAGACCTCGCGGGCGGGCCGCGAGGAACTGCAGGAGATGCTGGGCGCCTACCAGCAGGACGCCAAGGTCGTGCGGACGTGTCGGTACTGCGCGGGGAAGGGCCGCTACTCCCCGATAACGTCCGAGACCGCTATCGAGGCGGACGGCGAGTTCATCTGTCAGGACTGCGCGATTCGGGAACTGGAGCGGGAGTTGTCGTTCAACGGCAGCATGACCGGCGCCGCCCAAGAGCGCCTCGAAGAACTCCTGCTGGAGGAGCAGGACCTCGGCCGCATCACGGGCCTGCTGGGCGGGAACCTCGACCCGGACCTGACGAAGTTCGACGAGGTGTCGGCGACGACCGACGAGGTCGACCCGATGCCGGTCTCGGACCTCGACCTCCACCCGGGCGTGAAGGAGCTGTTCGAGAGTCGCTTCGACAACCTCCTGCCCGTGCAGAGCCTCTCCGTGGAGAACGGCTTGCTCGACGGCGAGGACCAACTCGTGGTCTCGGCGACGGCGACCGGGAAGACGCTCGTCGGCGAGATGGCGGGCCTCCATCGGCTGCTCTCCGGGAACGGGAAGATGCTGTTCTTGGTGCCGCTGGTGGCGCTGGCGAACCAGAAACACGAGGACTTCGAGGACGAGTACGGCGACCTGGCGAACGTCACGATTCGCGTGGGGTCGTCGCGGATTCGGGACGACGGCCACGCGTTCGACCCCAGCGCGGACATCATCGTCGGCACCTACGAGGGCATCGACCACGCGCTCCGCACGGGGAAGGACCTCGGGGACATCGGGACCGTGGTCATCGACGAGGTGCACACGCTCAAGGAGGACGAGCGCGGCCACCGCCTCGACGGCCTCATCTCGCGGCTGAAGTACTACTGCGAGCAGCGCGAACAGCAGTACCGCGACTACGGGGGCGCGCAGTGGATTTACCTCTCCGCGACCGTCGGCAACCCCGGCGAGCTCGCGCGGGGGATGCGCGCGAACCTCGTGGAGTTCGAGGAGCGCCCGATTCCCATCGAGCGCCACGTGACGTTCGCAGAGGGCAACGAGAAGCCCGACATCGAGAACAAGCTCGTGCGCCGCGAGTTCGACCAGGAGTCCTCGAAGGGGTACAAGGGACAGACGATTATCTTCACGAACTCCCGTCGGCGCTGCCACGAAATCTCCCGGAAGCTCGACTACCCCTCCGCGGCGTACCACGCGGGACTGGACTACGGCGAGCGCAAGTCCGTCGAGCGCCGGTTCGGAAACCAAGACCTCTCGGCGGTCGTGACGACGGCGGCGCTGGCGGCGGGCGTGGACTTCCCCGCCTCGCAGGTCATCTTCGACACGCTCGCGATGGGCATCGAGTGGCTCTCCGTTCAGGAGTTCGAGCAGATGCTCGGCCGGGCAGGGCGGCCGGACTACCACGACCGCGGGAAGGTGTACATGCTCGTCGAACCCGACGCCTCCTACCACTCCTCGATGGAGGGCACGGAGGAGGAAATCGCGTTCAAACTCCTGAAGGGCGAGATGGAGGACGTCGTCACGCACTACGACGAGACCGCGGCCGTCGAGGAGACGCTGGCGAACGTCACGGTCGGCGGGAAGGCCGCCAAGCGCCTCAACGACCGGATGCTCGGCGAGGTGCCGACCAAGCATGCGCTCGGCAAACTCATCGAGTACGAGTTCATCGACGGCTTCTCACCGACACCGCTCGGGCGCGCCGTGACCACGCACTTCCTCGAACCCGGCGCGGCGTTCACGATTCTGGACGGCGTCCGCAAGCAGCGACACCCCTACGAGATCGTCGCCGACATCGAGTTGCGCGACGAACAACAGTAG
- a CDS encoding cbb3-type cytochrome c oxidase subunit I, with translation MPLVAAAGLAALSVVGAGIVLYAAWRADRSPDAQQPSGANALADGGEPSDEQTPVEPDGGEPAGSGSLLGTTAANKLSGVTRWLTTVDHKDIGLLYLAFAATAFLWGGTDAMMMRTELYDPAVSVWDEHTYNALFTMHGLTMLFMFGTPALAGLGNYLLPLFIGADDMAFPRINAIAFWLLVPALVLLRAGLLSDVLGHVFVAGGLGALGEQLLALAPPATGWTFYAPLSVQLELPTVSIVLLGLHLSGVATTMSAINFITTIFTEREVSWRELDIFSWTMLTQSGLILFAFPLLGSALVMLLLDRTVGTTFFAIQGGSPILWQHLFWFFGHPEVYILVLPPMGIVSLLVPKFSGRKLFGFKFVVYSTLAIGVLSFGVWAHHMFTTGIDPRLRASFMAVSIAIAVPSAVKVFNWITTMWNGHVRLTAPMLFCIGGIGTFIVGGVTGIFLAAIPVDLLLHDTYYVVGHFHFIIMGLISFAFFAGVYYWYPLVVGKHTDYRLSVAHFVLTIVGIVLAFGPMMIMGQEGLPRRYASYPAEFAGLQQVATLGAILIALGTVVWLFNLVQSYRMGDPVTTDDPWDLREHGDKRTAEWDELPYDAE, from the coding sequence ATGCCTCTGGTCGCCGCGGCCGGACTGGCCGCGCTCTCGGTTGTCGGCGCCGGCATCGTGCTCTACGCCGCGTGGCGCGCGGACCGCTCGCCGGACGCACAGCAGCCCAGCGGCGCGAACGCGCTCGCGGACGGCGGCGAACCGAGCGACGAACAGACGCCCGTCGAGCCAGACGGTGGCGAACCCGCGGGCTCGGGTTCGCTGCTCGGGACGACCGCCGCGAACAAGCTCAGCGGCGTCACGCGCTGGCTGACGACTGTCGACCACAAGGACATCGGCCTGCTGTATCTGGCGTTCGCCGCGACCGCGTTCCTCTGGGGCGGCACGGACGCGATGATGATGCGCACCGAACTGTACGATCCTGCCGTTTCGGTCTGGGACGAACACACGTACAACGCCCTGTTCACGATGCACGGGCTGACGATGCTGTTCATGTTCGGGACGCCCGCGCTCGCCGGCCTCGGGAACTACCTGCTGCCGCTGTTCATCGGCGCCGACGACATGGCGTTCCCGCGCATCAACGCCATCGCGTTCTGGCTGCTCGTCCCCGCGCTCGTGTTGTTGCGCGCGGGCTTGCTCTCGGACGTCCTCGGGCACGTCTTCGTCGCCGGCGGCCTCGGCGCGCTCGGCGAACAACTGCTCGCGCTCGCGCCGCCCGCCACGGGGTGGACGTTCTACGCGCCGCTGTCCGTGCAACTCGAACTCCCGACGGTGAGCATCGTCCTGCTCGGACTCCACCTCTCCGGGGTCGCCACCACGATGTCCGCCATCAACTTCATCACGACCATCTTCACCGAACGCGAGGTGTCGTGGCGCGAACTCGACATCTTCTCGTGGACGATGCTCACGCAGTCCGGCCTGATCCTGTTCGCGTTCCCGCTGCTGGGCAGCGCGCTCGTCATGCTCCTGTTAGACCGCACCGTCGGCACGACGTTCTTCGCCATTCAGGGCGGGAGCCCCATCCTCTGGCAGCACCTGTTTTGGTTCTTCGGCCACCCCGAAGTCTACATTCTGGTGCTGCCGCCGATGGGTATTGTCAGCCTGCTCGTCCCCAAATTCTCCGGGCGGAAGCTGTTCGGGTTCAAGTTCGTCGTCTACTCGACGCTCGCCATCGGCGTGCTCTCCTTCGGCGTGTGGGCTCACCACATGTTCACGACGGGCATCGATCCACGCCTCCGCGCTAGCTTCATGGCCGTCTCCATCGCCATCGCCGTGCCGTCGGCGGTGAAGGTGTTCAACTGGATTACGACGATGTGGAACGGCCACGTCCGCCTCACCGCGCCGATGCTGTTCTGCATCGGCGGCATCGGGACGTTCATCGTCGGCGGCGTCACCGGCATCTTCCTCGCCGCCATCCCCGTCGACTTACTGCTGCACGACACCTACTACGTCGTCGGCCACTTCCACTTCATCATCATGGGGCTCATCTCGTTCGCGTTCTTCGCGGGCGTCTACTACTGGTACCCCCTCGTCGTCGGCAAACACACCGACTACCGGCTCTCCGTCGCGCACTTCGTGCTCACCATCGTCGGCATCGTGCTCGCGTTCGGCCCGATGATGATTATGGGCCAGGAAGGGCTACCGCGGCGGTACGCCTCCTACCCTGCGGAGTTCGCCGGCCTCCAGCAGGTCGCGACGCTCGGCGCGATTCTCATCGCGCTCGGCACCGTCGTCTGGCTGTTCAACCTCGTGCAGTCCTACCGGATGGGCGACCCCGTCACCACCGACGACCCCTGGGACCTCCGCGAACACGGCGACAAACGCACCGCCGAGTGGGACGAACTCCCCTACGACGCGGAGTAA
- a CDS encoding DUF6789 family protein: MDSIRRAIGGGVAGTIVMSVVLVIAEVEARFELGVGPAIARYAGVSDQPVLGLFVFLLAGMVLFPLVFVRLEGVLSHVPGGGDPAIRGMAFSLPLWVVYVAVGSPDLASAEGALHLSFTLFAHLLYGFTLGAVYHSLADV; this comes from the coding sequence ATGGACTCGATACGACGCGCGATTGGCGGCGGGGTCGCGGGGACCATCGTGATGTCCGTCGTGCTCGTCATCGCGGAGGTCGAAGCCCGCTTCGAGCTGGGTGTCGGCCCGGCGATAGCGCGGTACGCGGGCGTCTCCGACCAGCCCGTGCTGGGATTGTTCGTATTCCTGCTGGCGGGGATGGTGTTGTTCCCGCTGGTGTTCGTGCGACTGGAGGGCGTGCTCTCGCACGTGCCGGGCGGCGGCGACCCGGCAATCAGGGGGATGGCGTTCAGCCTTCCGCTGTGGGTGGTGTACGTCGCGGTGGGGTCGCCCGACCTCGCGTCGGCGGAGGGCGCGCTCCACCTCTCCTTTACGCTGTTCGCGCACCTCCTCTACGGCTTCACGCTCGGCGCGGTCTACCACTCGCTTGCGGACGTCTGA
- a CDS encoding pro-sigmaK processing inhibitor BofA family protein: MPTMLEVGLAVLVLVALFGAYRVIRAVKPFIVNAVVGLVVILLAQYFGANVAVTPLALLVVAVGGVPGAILVILLATVGVAFVPGLLTVPLAL, translated from the coding sequence ATGCCAACGATGCTGGAGGTCGGGCTCGCGGTCCTCGTACTGGTGGCGTTGTTCGGCGCGTACCGCGTGATTCGCGCGGTGAAGCCGTTCATCGTCAACGCCGTGGTGGGGCTGGTGGTCATCCTCCTCGCGCAGTATTTCGGTGCGAACGTGGCGGTGACGCCGCTGGCGCTGCTGGTGGTCGCCGTCGGCGGGGTACCGGGCGCGATACTCGTCATCCTGCTGGCGACCGTCGGCGTGGCGTTCGTGCCGGGGCTGCTGACGGTGCCGCTGGCACTCTGA
- a CDS encoding group I intron-associated PD-(D/E)XK endonuclease, whose product MESHRKGDLTEATVITELKRREIPVSVPFGDNERYDLVAESAGDLYRIQVKTGWLSDGCVEFHGKSSHTNSSGNVYKTYDGDTDFFAVYCHELEQLYLVDEDAFETEMRLRVEDPEIEQPSINWAAEYKFDEQWPPEDGTNAVAGEREAIVQTLRDRGVDVIDAMDSDAPYDVILRTPADDLLRAAVRRGSVTNGRIRFDTSQTVPGPDDVEYVVVDCAERGEQYLVERASYERTMSLRVAEPEQAQPSINWAEEYEFGKRWPPG is encoded by the coding sequence ATGGAGTCGCATCGGAAAGGAGACTTGACCGAGGCCACCGTCATCACGGAGTTGAAACGGCGGGAGATACCCGTGTCAGTCCCGTTTGGTGACAACGAGCGCTACGATCTGGTCGCGGAATCAGCGGGCGACCTCTATCGGATTCAGGTGAAGACCGGCTGGCTCTCGGACGGCTGCGTGGAGTTCCACGGGAAATCGAGCCACACGAACTCGAGCGGCAACGTCTACAAGACCTACGACGGCGACACGGACTTCTTCGCTGTGTACTGCCACGAGCTCGAACAGCTGTATCTCGTCGACGAGGACGCGTTCGAGACGGAGATGCGCCTCCGCGTCGAGGACCCCGAAATCGAGCAGCCGAGCATCAACTGGGCGGCCGAGTACAAATTTGACGAACAGTGGCCGCCCGAGGACGGCACGAACGCCGTCGCGGGCGAGCGCGAGGCCATCGTCCAGACGCTACGCGACCGCGGCGTGGACGTCATCGATGCGATGGACAGCGACGCGCCCTACGACGTCATCCTGCGCACGCCCGCGGACGACCTCCTGCGAGCGGCCGTGCGCCGGGGCTCGGTGACGAACGGCCGGATTCGCTTCGACACGAGCCAGACCGTCCCGGGTCCCGACGATGTCGAGTACGTGGTCGTGGACTGCGCGGAGCGCGGCGAGCAGTATCTCGTCGAGCGCGCGAGCTACGAGCGCACGATGAGCCTGCGGGTGGCCGAACCCGAGCAGGCCCAGCCGTCGATAAACTGGGCGGAAGAGTACGAATTCGGGAAACGCTGGCCGCCGGGGTAG
- a CDS encoding CRISPR-associated protein Cas4: MPALGFLEAHEESEFRAPITQRGYNSEFFHRIDQLFNDLGKSDPGVDLDDRDRIKAKILRTGPCPSNARVYHQFSTPPEFENSDDEVSEILGREVNVTRREAGNLFEEWVDKANRAFNQWLSTQDPSALEEPDIPENLREFYLDRTTDISKKVDELDIDLEALKIDVQHSVSTDYFHDAEPDGAWLPDELPGGVFESKISVPDSPIDRHLLAGYAVHVERDSDIPVNYGIYLSLNEELSELRIDRVYVDDVIREQIRTNLERFTSLAFDSITEDEWDNSEPLKDRLLEPEEPKYAGACTSCLYANACHQGGKYYDLRNDIYNDLTNLKLSGSHILKVLEKVASGAPARPDVAASVMEVFPDKSKKSVFRGMAIPTLTRLHLIRVENDGQSINIAPNGQMILQAENQEEQIRRLATSIRDYVVCELSLTGDALRYFEDYGDEVSTGEYPNFTPALERFRNQYLDYFNIDLPESDDGNPHLIDHLYRAGGLYQYLIDEDSRRELIQISLPNDRRIQYDYARRKVLKELDNRDEHASSWLVDELIWREWSSKSRAIDLMEGSTMSNTRLMRNARIYDAILLTEPQTGDS, encoded by the coding sequence ATGCCAGCATTGGGCTTTCTAGAAGCTCATGAGGAAAGTGAATTTAGGGCACCAATTACCCAACGAGGGTATAACTCTGAATTCTTCCACAGGATTGATCAGCTATTTAATGACCTGGGGAAATCTGATCCCGGCGTAGATCTGGATGACCGAGACCGTATCAAAGCTAAAATTCTTAGAACAGGTCCTTGCCCCTCTAATGCTAGGGTGTACCACCAGTTTAGCACTCCGCCAGAATTTGAAAACTCAGACGATGAGGTTAGCGAAATCCTCGGTCGTGAGGTAAATGTAACACGACGTGAAGCAGGGAACCTCTTCGAAGAATGGGTCGATAAAGCAAATCGCGCGTTTAATCAATGGCTATCCACACAGGATCCGTCCGCGTTGGAAGAACCGGATATCCCGGAAAATCTTAGAGAATTTTATCTCGATAGAACCACGGATATATCCAAGAAAGTTGATGAGCTCGATATCGATTTAGAAGCTCTAAAAATTGATGTCCAACACTCTGTTTCAACTGACTATTTTCATGATGCAGAACCAGATGGCGCATGGTTGCCGGACGAACTTCCCGGGGGCGTTTTTGAATCGAAAATAAGCGTTCCAGATAGTCCGATTGACCGTCATCTACTCGCGGGGTATGCTGTTCACGTCGAAAGAGACAGTGATATCCCAGTTAACTATGGTATTTATCTTAGCTTAAATGAAGAATTGTCTGAACTACGGATTGATCGAGTGTATGTTGATGATGTCATACGAGAGCAGATAAGAACAAATTTGGAACGGTTCACTAGCCTAGCGTTCGACAGTATAACTGAGGATGAGTGGGATAACTCTGAACCACTCAAGGACCGATTACTTGAACCTGAAGAGCCAAAGTATGCGGGGGCATGTACTTCTTGTCTCTACGCTAATGCCTGCCATCAGGGAGGGAAATACTACGACCTTAGAAATGATATTTATAATGATCTAACCAATCTAAAACTGAGCGGCTCGCATATTCTGAAGGTTCTGGAAAAAGTCGCTTCTGGAGCTCCAGCGAGACCGGATGTCGCTGCGAGTGTAATGGAGGTCTTCCCAGACAAAAGTAAGAAGAGCGTTTTCCGAGGTATGGCCATCCCGACCCTGACAAGACTCCATCTAATAAGGGTTGAAAATGATGGACAAAGCATTAATATTGCTCCAAATGGACAGATGATTCTTCAAGCTGAGAACCAAGAAGAGCAAATCCGACGCTTGGCGACTTCAATTCGAGATTACGTGGTATGTGAGCTCAGTCTAACTGGTGACGCTCTGCGATACTTTGAGGATTACGGAGACGAAGTCTCTACAGGAGAATATCCTAATTTCACTCCCGCCCTAGAGCGGTTCAGGAATCAATATCTGGATTATTTCAATATTGACCTGCCAGAGTCTGATGATGGTAACCCACACTTGATTGACCATCTATATCGGGCAGGTGGATTGTACCAGTATCTAATTGATGAAGACTCTCGACGAGAACTAATCCAGATTTCGTTGCCGAATGATCGGCGAATCCAGTATGATTATGCTCGGCGAAAGGTGCTGAAAGAATTAGATAATAGAGACGAACACGCTAGTTCTTGGCTCGTGGATGAACTTATCTGGAGAGAATGGTCTTCAAAATCTCGGGCAATTGATTTAATGGAGGGTTCCACAATGTCCAATACAAGACTCATGAGGAACGCACGAATTTACGATGCAATACTGTTGACCGAGCCGCAAACGGGTGATAGTTAA